The Polaribacter sp. KT25b genome contains the following window.
TCACAAAAAGGATTTTCACGTCAATCCTTAATGCAACTTATTTATTATGGAATTAGAAAACTTAGAAATTATAGCATATCAACCAGAATTTGCTAATGACTTTTATAGTTTAAATGTAGAATGGTTAGAAAAATATTTTTATGTAGAACCTTATGACGAAAAGGTTTTAAGAAATCCACAAAAATATGTTTTAGATCCTGGAGGATTTATCTTCTTTGCAAAATATAACAATGAAATTGTAGGAGTTGTTTCGATTATCAACCAAAAAAATTTTTTTGAATTGAGTAAAATGGCAGTTTTACCAAAATATCAAGGTTTAAAAATTGGTTTACAATTAATGAATTTCTGCATTGAATTTGCTAAAAATCAACAATGGAAAAGCATCACTTTATACTCTCACAGAAAATTAGTTCCGGCAATTAATTTATATAAAAAAATAGGGTTTAAAGAAATTCCTGTCGAAGAAAATTCACATTATGAGCGTTCTGATATTAAAATGCTTTTAAATTTATAAATAGGTTTCGACTGCACTGAACCAGACAAAACTAACTTAAAACTTAGAAAGTAAAATTTATAGAAAACTCTGAATTGCTAATTCATAACTTTTTAACCCAAAACCCAAAATTACTCCTTTACAAACTGGTGATAAAAACGAATGATGTCTAAACGTTTCTCTTTTATGCACATTAGAAATATGCACTTCTATAACCGGTGTTGTTATTCCACTTATCGCATCAGCAATAGCCACAGAAGTATGTGTGTATGCACCAGCGTTTAAGATAACTCCATCATAATTAAAACCAATTTCATGTAATTTATCAATAATTTCGCCTTCAATATTCGATTGATAATAATGTAATTCTACCTCTTTAAATTTTAATTGAAGTTCTTTAAAAAATTCTTCGAAGGTTTTAGAACCATATATTTCTGGCTCTCTTTTCCCTAATAAATTTAAATTTGGGCCGTTTATTATAATTAACTTCATGATTCAAAAATACATTTTTTAAACAAAAAAACGGAAGCTTTTTTGCTTCCGTTCGTAAATATAATCAATATTTATATTTTAAATTCCAAACATGAACCCCAAATTAACACTATTAAGATCTACACCTTCATTTGAAATTCCTGAGTATGACATGTTTAATTGTGTTCTTTCACCAACTTTATAACCAACCACTGGTCTATAATAAAAACCACCATCATAATCATTACTTAAACCTATTGCGTAACCAACATTTGCACCCACCACAAATTTCTCTGAAACATTAAATCTTGCAGCACCAGAAATTGGTAAAAAAGATGCATCTTCAGTTTCAAAAGTTATACCTCCAAAATCATGATCTTTCCCAAAAAAGTGAGAATATTGTACAGATGGACCTAAAGTAAAACCTTCTGCCACAGGAAACATATAATTTAATTCTGCGCCTAATGTTAATCCATAAAAATCATTTGTATCTCCTGTAGGTATTCCTACGTTTAACCCTCCATTTAAAACACCTTCTTGTGCATGTATACTACTTACACCTATAATTGCTACAAAAGCAGCTAATAATAATTTCTTCATTTTTTTTATGTTTTTAAGTTCTATACAAAAGTAAATGAGTACTCTTTTTTACATTAACTTAATTGCTTTAAAAGTTAACTCAAATGAAATTCTTACAATTTTGGATATAAAAATTTCTTGTATTCTTAATTTTTATCAATTGAATACTTAAGTTTTAATATCTTTATATTATGAAATGGCAAAACGCAATTAGAGATTATCGGTTGTATTTAAAAATTGAAAGAGGTTTATCTAAAAACACAATTGATAGTTATACAAGAGATTTAGATAAACTAATTTTATTTTTGGCTGAAAATGAAATCAGCTTCACTCCTATTTCTATTGATAATAATACTATTCAACAATTTAATTATGAAGTTGCAAAGAAAGTAAATCCAAGAAGCCAAGCACGCATAATTTCTGGTTTGCGAAGTTTTTTTGATTATTTAGTTTTTGAAGATTATAGAGAAACAAATCCTACAGATTTAATTGAAGCGCCAAAAATTGGTAGAAAATTACCAGATACTTTATCCGAAGAAGAAATAAACGAACTTATTTCTGCTGTTGATTTAAGTCATCCGCAAGGAGAAAGAAATAGAACCATTTTAGAAACCTTATATAGTTGTGGTTTGCGAGTTAGCGAATTAATCACCCTAAAAATTTCTGATTTATTTTTTAATGAAGGCTTTATAAAAGTTACAGGAAAAGGGAATAAAGAACGTTTTGTACCTATTCATTACAATGCGCAAAAATATATTACTATTTATATTAATGAAATTAGAATTCATCTAAAACCAGCAAAAAGTTTTGAAGATACTTTGTTTTTAAACCGACGTGGCAAAGGTTTAACTCGACAAATGATATTTACTATTTTAAAAGATTTAGCTGTTAAAATCAACTTGAATAAAAAAATAAGTCCGCATACTTTAAGGCATTCTTTTGCAACCCATTTATTAAAAAATGGCGCAGATTTAAGAGCAATTCAACTTATGTTAGGTCATGAAAGTATTACAACTACAGAAGTTTATGTACATTTAGATACTAGTTATTTAAAAGAAATTGTAGAAACTTATCATCCAAGAAAAAGCACTTTTTAGTAAAATACATGTAAGAAAATCTGACTCAAAAAAGCTAGATAAAAAAGCACAAAAAAACCAAGCAAAAATTGCTTGGTTTTATATTTTATAAAAAAAATTACCTTCTACTATAATTTGGTGATTCTTTTGTAATTGCTACATCATGAGGATGACTTTCATTAATTCCGCTTGCGGTAATTCTAATAAATTTACCATTTTCTTTAAGTGTTTCAATATCTTTTGCTCCACAATATCCCATTCCTGCACGTAAACCTCCAATAAACTGATGAATGCTTTCAAACAATTCTCCTTTATAAGGTACACGTCCAACAATTCCTTCTGGAACTAATTTTTTAATATCATCTTCTACATCTTGAAAATAACGATCTTTTGAGCCTTTTTTCATTGCTTCAATTGATCCCATTCCTCTGTAAGATTTAAATTTTCTTCCTTCGTAAATAATAGTTTCTCCTGGCGATTCTTTTGTACCAGCCAATAACGAACCTAACATTACTGTATCTGCACCGGCAGCAATTGCTTTAGGAATATCACCTGTGTAACGAATTCCACCATCTGCAATAACAGGAACTCCACTACCTTTTATAGCTTCTGCAACTTCTAAAACTGCAGAAAACTGAGGAAATCCAACACCTGCAACAACTCTCGTTGTACAAATAGAACCTGGACCAATACCTACTTTTATAGCATCTGCTCCAGCAGCAACTAAAAATTGCGCAGCTTCGGGAGTTGCTATATTACCAACAACTACATCTAAATTTGGGAACTTTTCTTTAATTGCTTTTAAAACATTTACCACACCTTCTGTATGGCCATGAGCTGTATCTACAACAACTGCATCTACACCTGCATTTACTAATGCTTCTGCTCTTTCAACAGCGTCTCCAGTTACACCTAAAGCTGCTGCAACTCTTAATCTACCAAAAGTGTCTTTGTTAGCAATTGGTTTTTGCGTTACTTTAGTAATATCTCTAAAAGTTATTAATCCTTTTAATTTGTAGTCTTTATCAACAATTAAAAGTTTTTCAATTTTATAATTCTGAAGAATTTTTTCTGCATCTGATAAAGAAGTTCCAACATCTGCAGTAACCAAATTTTCACTTGTCATTACTTCTACAATTGGTCTGGCATTGTTATGCTCAAAACGTAAATCTCTGTTTGTTACAATTCCTTGTAAAATTCCGTCTTTATCAACAATTGGGATTCCACCAATACCATGTTCTCTCATGTTTTGTTTGGCATCAGAAACTACAGCAGTTAAAGGTAAAGTAACAGGATCTAAAATCATTCCGCTTTCTGCACGTTTTACTTTTCTAACTTCTTGAGCTTGCTGCTCAATAGTCATATTTTTATGTAAAACTCCAATACCACCTTCTCTAGCTATCGCTATTGCTAAAGCAGATTCTGTAACTGTATCCATAGCCGCAGAAACGATGGGTACATTTATAGTAATATTTCTAGTAAATTTTGTTTGAATACTTACTTCTCTTGGAAGTACTTTAGAAAAAGCTGGAACTAATAATACATCATCGTATGTTAAGCCTTCTCCTAAAATTTTGTTGTTGTGTGCTATCATGTCGCAATTAAGGTATAATTGCGTGCAAATTTACAACTTATTAATGAATTAAATGCTAATAATTCTATCTCTTATTATATCTCAGTATTAATTAAAGATTAAATTTTACCTCATACGTAAATGATATTCATAAAGTCACGTACCTTATTTTTATTTGTTCTAAATAAAATTTGCATAAGTGATAATACTTTATATATTTGCCATTGAAAAACAATATTATTTTTAATCAATCTAAATAAAATGAATTTAAAATTATCCAAATTAATATTTGCAATTGGAATTACAACTATACTTTCTTGTACAAGCGAAAGTGAACCAATACCAGAAATTACAATTGAAAAATCTTCTGTTCTAGATAACTATGCTACAATTGTTTTTGCAAATTATTCAGACGCAAAAACAGATGCAGAAAGTTTACAAACAGCAATTAATGTTTTTGTTACAACACCTACAGAAGCAAACTTTACAGCAGCAAAAGATGCTTGGTTAAATGCTAGAGAATCTTATGGACAAACAGAAGCGTTTCGTTTTGCAAGTGGCCCAATTGATGACACTGATGGACCTGAAGGTTTATTAAATGCTTGGCCTTTGGATGAAAATTATGTAGATTATGTTGTTGGAGAAGCAAACTCAGGAATCATTAATAATCTTGTTGATTATCCAACAATAGATAAAGCAACTTTAGAAAGTTTAAATGAAGTTGGTAGCGAAACAAATATTAGTGTTGGTTACCATGCAATTGAGTTTCTTTTATGGGGACAAGATACAACTGTACCTTCAGAAAAATTAGCAGGACAAAGACCTTATACAGATTTTGTTGATGGCGGAACTGCTGATAATCAAGATAGAAGAAGAGATTATTTAGCAGCTTGTGCAGATTTATTAATAGATCATTTACAATTAATGATTACTGAATGGCAAGTTGGTGGTGCTTATAGAACAACTTTTTTAGCGTTGGATGAAGATACTGCTATCAAAAATATTTTAACAGCTTTGGCTACTTTATCAAAATCTGAATTAGGTGGAGAAAGAATATTTGTAGCTTATGACAATCAAGATCAAGAAGATGAGCATTCTTGTTTTTCTGATAATACACATAGAGATATTCGTTTAAACTTAGCAGGAATTGCAAATGTTTATAGAGGTTCTTATGGAAGTATTTCTGGCGATTCTTTAGAGGATTTAATATCAGAAACAAACCCAACTTTAGCAGCAGAAATTACAGCACAATTAGTTGCTGCAGAAAATGCAATAGATGCTACTGCTACTCCTTTTGATTTTGCTATTTCTGATACATCAGAAAGACCATTTGTATTAGCTTCTGTAAATGCTTTACAAGATTTGGGTGATAAATTTGTTGAAGGTGGAAGTGCTTTAGGAATTTCTATTTCTTCTCAATTACCTGATTAATTTATAAAATTTTTAATTATTTTGTCAGAATTTCAATTTTTATTGGAATTCTGACTTTTGTATTACATACTATGACTAATAAAACAAAACCATTTTTAATACTACTAATCTTAATTATGATTAGTTGTTCTAATAATGAAGAAATTTATATTCCTTTAGTTGCTGAAGAAAATGAAGCTTTTTCTGGTGGAGAAACTACCATTTTTGATGTTTCTGTAAATGCATTTGGATTTCAAGCACCTAATTTAGTAGGAGATAATTCGTTGTTTTTCTTTACAGGAAACTCTTTATTTAATCAGAATTGGGTAACTGCGCCAGCATCTACAACTGCAAGAGATGGATTAGGTCCATTTTTTAATGCGAGAGCTTGTTCTACTTGTCACTTTAAAGACGGAAGAGGAAAAGCTCCTGAATCTATTGGAGATTTAAATCATGGTTTATTATTAAGGTTAAGTATTCCTGGTACAGATTTAAATGGAGGCAATAAACCAGATCCAATTTATGGAGGTCAATTACAAGATCAATCTGTAACAAATACAACTACAGAAGCATCTTTTTCAATTTCATATTCAGATAAAATTGTTAATTATTCTGATGGAACTTCTGTAACTTTAAGAAATCCTGAATATATTATTAATGATTTAGCGTATGGAAATTTAGCTAGTAACTTACAAGTTTCGCCAAGAGTTGCACAACAAATGGTTGGTTTGGGCTTATTAGAAGCCGTTACAGAAAATACTTTATTAAGTTTTGCTGATGAATTTGACACTGATAATGACGGAGTTTCTGGAAGACCAAATTATGTTTGGAACATAGAAACACAATCTACAACTATTGGACGTTTTGGATGGAAAGCAAA
Protein-coding sequences here:
- a CDS encoding GNAT family N-acetyltransferase; this encodes MELENLEIIAYQPEFANDFYSLNVEWLEKYFYVEPYDEKVLRNPQKYVLDPGGFIFFAKYNNEIVGVVSIINQKNFFELSKMAVLPKYQGLKIGLQLMNFCIEFAKNQQWKSITLYSHRKLVPAINLYKKIGFKEIPVEENSHYERSDIKMLLNL
- the aroQ gene encoding type II 3-dehydroquinate dehydratase: MKLIIINGPNLNLLGKREPEIYGSKTFEEFFKELQLKFKEVELHYYQSNIEGEIIDKLHEIGFNYDGVILNAGAYTHTSVAIADAISGITTPVIEVHISNVHKRETFRHHSFLSPVCKGVILGFGLKSYELAIQSFL
- a CDS encoding transporter — its product is MKKLLLAAFVAIIGVSSIHAQEGVLNGGLNVGIPTGDTNDFYGLTLGAELNYMFPVAEGFTLGPSVQYSHFFGKDHDFGGITFETEDASFLPISGAARFNVSEKFVVGANVGYAIGLSNDYDGGFYYRPVVGYKVGERTQLNMSYSGISNEGVDLNSVNLGFMFGI
- the xerD gene encoding site-specific tyrosine recombinase XerD; translated protein: MKWQNAIRDYRLYLKIERGLSKNTIDSYTRDLDKLILFLAENEISFTPISIDNNTIQQFNYEVAKKVNPRSQARIISGLRSFFDYLVFEDYRETNPTDLIEAPKIGRKLPDTLSEEEINELISAVDLSHPQGERNRTILETLYSCGLRVSELITLKISDLFFNEGFIKVTGKGNKERFVPIHYNAQKYITIYINEIRIHLKPAKSFEDTLFLNRRGKGLTRQMIFTILKDLAVKINLNKKISPHTLRHSFATHLLKNGADLRAIQLMLGHESITTTEVYVHLDTSYLKEIVETYHPRKSTF
- the guaB gene encoding IMP dehydrogenase; amino-acid sequence: MIAHNNKILGEGLTYDDVLLVPAFSKVLPREVSIQTKFTRNITINVPIVSAAMDTVTESALAIAIAREGGIGVLHKNMTIEQQAQEVRKVKRAESGMILDPVTLPLTAVVSDAKQNMREHGIGGIPIVDKDGILQGIVTNRDLRFEHNNARPIVEVMTSENLVTADVGTSLSDAEKILQNYKIEKLLIVDKDYKLKGLITFRDITKVTQKPIANKDTFGRLRVAAALGVTGDAVERAEALVNAGVDAVVVDTAHGHTEGVVNVLKAIKEKFPNLDVVVGNIATPEAAQFLVAAGADAIKVGIGPGSICTTRVVAGVGFPQFSAVLEVAEAIKGSGVPVIADGGIRYTGDIPKAIAAGADTVMLGSLLAGTKESPGETIIYEGRKFKSYRGMGSIEAMKKGSKDRYFQDVEDDIKKLVPEGIVGRVPYKGELFESIHQFIGGLRAGMGYCGAKDIETLKENGKFIRITASGINESHPHDVAITKESPNYSRR
- a CDS encoding imelysin family protein: MNLKLSKLIFAIGITTILSCTSESEPIPEITIEKSSVLDNYATIVFANYSDAKTDAESLQTAINVFVTTPTEANFTAAKDAWLNARESYGQTEAFRFASGPIDDTDGPEGLLNAWPLDENYVDYVVGEANSGIINNLVDYPTIDKATLESLNEVGSETNISVGYHAIEFLLWGQDTTVPSEKLAGQRPYTDFVDGGTADNQDRRRDYLAACADLLIDHLQLMITEWQVGGAYRTTFLALDEDTAIKNILTALATLSKSELGGERIFVAYDNQDQEDEHSCFSDNTHRDIRLNLAGIANVYRGSYGSISGDSLEDLISETNPTLAAEITAQLVAAENAIDATATPFDFAISDTSERPFVLASVNALQDLGDKFVEGGSALGISISSQLPD
- a CDS encoding di-heme oxidoredictase family protein, with the protein product MTNKTKPFLILLILIMISCSNNEEIYIPLVAEENEAFSGGETTIFDVSVNAFGFQAPNLVGDNSLFFFTGNSLFNQNWVTAPASTTARDGLGPFFNARACSTCHFKDGRGKAPESIGDLNHGLLLRLSIPGTDLNGGNKPDPIYGGQLQDQSVTNTTTEASFSISYSDKIVNYSDGTSVTLRNPEYIINDLAYGNLASNLQVSPRVAQQMVGLGLLEAVTENTLLSFADEFDTDNDGVSGRPNYVWNIETQSTTIGRFGWKANQPTIKQQISAAFAGDLGITSTLFPDENCPEGVDCSSFANGGSPEISDENIGKVTLYSSTLAVPGRRDYDEINILEGKKLFIDSKCTSCHIAKMTTGSHEIPALENQTIRPYTDLLLHDMGVDLADNTPDFKATGTEWRTPPLWGIGLIETVNGHTNLLHDGRARTIEEAILWHGGEAENSKNIFVNLTSEERTKIIDFIKTL